From the Carya illinoinensis cultivar Pawnee chromosome 4, C.illinoinensisPawnee_v1, whole genome shotgun sequence genome, one window contains:
- the LOC122306675 gene encoding glutamic acid-rich protein-like — protein MAEINHQEEPTLSAKRKPDLTCEGNPKKTTKLEAPPDNNIGSSVFKEENNFLESSEHNSSTAQKKDCKFETDLLAEAEDEDEDEDEDDYEDEEEDEDEEDEDSEDGNGNAEVDQRGKGMVRDDKGKGKLILEDEDEDDGSDISNGESDLSDDPLAEVDLDNILPSRTRKRTIQPGVYIASDLGNNDDDGDGGDA, from the coding sequence ATGGCAGAGATAAATCACCAAGAAGAACCTACATTGTCCGCGAAGCGCAAACCCGATCTCACCTGCGAAGGCAACCCCAAGAAAACTACGAAACTAGAAGCTCCTCCCGATAACAACATCGGTTCCTCGGTTTTCAAAGAGGAAAACAACTTTCTAGAATCTTCTGAACACAATTCTTCAACAGCTCAAAAGAAGGACTGTAAATTCGAGACCGATTTACTCGCCGAAGCCGAAGACGAAGACGAGGACGAGGACGAGGACGACTATGAAGACGAAGAAGAGGACGAAgacgaagaagatgaagatagtGAGGACGGTAATGGGAATGCTGAGGTGGACCAGAGGGGAAAGGGTATGGTGAGGGATGACAAGGGCAAAGGCAAATTGATTCTAGAAGACGAAGACGAAGACGACGGTAGCGATATATCGAACGGTGAAAGCGATTTATCGGACGATCCGTTAGCGGAGGTCGATTTGGATAACATTCTGCCGTCCAGGACTCGGAAGCGGACGATTCAGCCTGGGGTTTACATTGCTAGTGATCTTGGTAACAACGACGATGATGGCGACGGTGGCGATGCGTGA
- the LOC122306916 gene encoding B3 domain-containing transcription factor FUS3-like, with the protein MMKDQQGVPYVKPEAACGLVAAVEAELGLVTVGGDTTTLHGSDLIGETRDLVAAVTSFGVVHRKKRMPRQRRSSTRKLLSFTPSSSQLPPSPLHSLPTLPAREIDPRRLRFLFEKELKNSDVGSLRRMILPKKAAEAHLPVLESKEGIFISMDDLDGLHVWSFKYRYWPNNNSRMYVLENTGDFVNMHGLQLGDYIMIYQDDQNQNYVIRAKKASDDDQDHVFADHITSRKNGVNDNYMVLNDYEPSKQGGSFYVNYPMMDDHTNMSFIYDTTSFSNDSPLDFLGGSLTNYSRIGSLEGFGSVENLSLDDFY; encoded by the exons ATGATGAAGGACCAACAAGGGGTTCCGTATGTGAAACCCGAGGCGGCCTGTGGTTTGGTGGCAGCTGTAGAGGCTGAGCTTGGGCTTGTCACCGTTGGGGGGGACACGACCACCCTTCATGGGTCGGATCTGATCGGGGAGACCCGTGACCTTGTTGCTGCTGTTACGAGTTTTGGGGTAGTCCACCGGAAGAAAAGGATGCCCAGACAGAGACGATCATCCACCAGAAAACTCCTGTCTTTTACTCCCTCCAGCTCCCAGTTGCCTCCATCCCCACTCCATAGCCTTCCCACTCTCCCTGCACGC GAAATTGATCCTAGGAGGTTGAGATTTCTATTCGAAAAGGAGCTTAAGAACAGTGATGTAGGCTCCTTGAGAAGAATGATACTCCCAAAG AAAGCAGCAGAGGCTCACCTCCCTGTCCTAGAGTCCAAGGAAGGGATTTTTATCAGCATGGATGACTTGGATGGCCTACATGTATGGAGTTTCAAGTACAG GTATTGGCCTAATAACAACAGCCGAATGTACGTATTAGAAAATACTG GGGATTTTGTCAATATGCACGGCTTACAACTCGGAGACTATATCATGATTTACCAAGACGATCAAAATCAGAACTAT GTCATTAGGGCTAAAAAGGCTTCTGATGATGATCAAGATCATGTATTTGCTGATCACATAACCAGCAGGAAAAATGGGGTGAATGACAATTATATGGTTCTTAATGACTATGAGCCTAGTAAACAAGGAGGTTCCTTTTATGTGAATTATCCCATGATGGATGATCATACAAACATGTCATTTATCTACGACACCACAAGCTTCTCAAACGATTCACCGCTTGATTTTTTGGGCGGTTCCTTGACCAACTACTCCAGAATCGGATCTTTGGAAGGCTTCGGATCTGTTGAAAACTTGTCTCTGGATGACTTCTATTAA